In Streptomyces seoulensis, the following are encoded in one genomic region:
- a CDS encoding O-antigen ligase family protein, protein MSLALPLGRPRHWSPLLPVLAVLVLLALPLSSSEGGGAGPADAASALVVGACLVRLLRERARPLSARSALVLGLPVAGAALAAMGAASPGAGLAGLGRYLQVFVLVPAAVLLLIRDRRDFRLLAWALVGLALWQGAVGVKQYVTGTGASYQGRMIRAVGTFGPYDVMGMATVVAFGLLCAVGLALGRAPVRERAAAAGCALALLVPLALSFSRGAWIATAVTLTAQLLLAGVRRALKVGAVVVAAGVVLVGGLGVGTAMLQERIDSITKVADAPDQSVTDRYTMWAAATGMWREHPLTGVGLKGFPEYRDGHASLALSSGSDTEGAGVGFRREPLLSPHNMYLLVLAEQGLIGLLCLAGGWLAMLVLGLRGLRAAHRTGRGLDCALIGCGLLLWQLVDFVYADIGGPSTVLTAVCLGLVAWWALVGAAPAVPDGGAR, encoded by the coding sequence ATGAGCCTCGCGCTGCCGCTCGGCCGCCCCCGGCACTGGTCCCCGCTGCTGCCGGTGCTCGCCGTGCTCGTCCTGCTCGCGCTGCCCCTCTCCTCCAGCGAGGGGGGCGGCGCGGGCCCGGCCGACGCGGCGTCCGCGCTGGTCGTCGGCGCCTGTCTGGTGCGGCTGCTGCGGGAGCGGGCCCGCCCGCTGTCCGCCCGGTCCGCGCTGGTGCTGGGGCTGCCGGTGGCCGGGGCGGCGCTGGCCGCGATGGGCGCCGCCTCCCCGGGCGCCGGTCTCGCCGGACTCGGCCGCTACCTCCAGGTCTTCGTCCTGGTTCCGGCCGCCGTGCTCCTTCTGATCCGCGACCGCCGGGACTTCCGGCTGCTGGCCTGGGCGCTGGTGGGGCTCGCGCTCTGGCAGGGCGCGGTCGGCGTCAAGCAGTACGTCACCGGGACCGGTGCCTCGTACCAGGGCCGGATGATCCGCGCGGTCGGCACCTTCGGGCCGTACGACGTGATGGGGATGGCCACCGTGGTGGCGTTCGGGCTGCTGTGCGCGGTGGGGCTGGCGCTGGGGAGGGCGCCGGTGCGGGAGCGGGCGGCCGCGGCCGGGTGCGCGCTGGCGCTGCTGGTGCCGCTGGCGCTCTCCTTCAGCCGGGGCGCGTGGATCGCCACCGCCGTCACCCTCACCGCGCAACTGCTGCTGGCCGGGGTCCGCCGGGCGCTGAAGGTGGGCGCGGTGGTGGTCGCGGCCGGGGTGGTGCTGGTGGGCGGTCTCGGGGTGGGCACGGCGATGCTCCAGGAGCGGATCGACAGCATCACCAAGGTCGCCGACGCCCCCGACCAGTCGGTCACCGACCGGTACACCATGTGGGCGGCTGCCACCGGGATGTGGCGCGAACACCCGCTGACCGGCGTGGGGTTGAAGGGCTTCCCGGAGTACCGGGACGGCCACGCCTCGCTCGCGCTGTCCTCGGGCAGCGACACCGAGGGCGCGGGCGTCGGTTTCCGCCGGGAGCCGCTGCTCTCCCCGCACAACATGTACCTGCTCGTCCTCGCCGAGCAGGGCCTGATCGGGCTGCTGTGCCTGGCGGGCGGCTGGCTGGCGATGCTGGTGCTCGGGCTGCGCGGCCTGCGGGCCGCCCACCGTACGGGCCGGGGCCTGGACTGCGCGCTGATCGGCTGCGGTCTGCTGCTCTGGCAGCTCGTGGACTTCGTGTACGCCGACATCGGCGGCCCCTCCACCGTGCTGACGGCGGTGTGCCTGGGCCTGGTGGCGTGGTGGGCGCTGGTGGGCGCGGCCCCGGCCGTGCCGGACGGGGGTGCGCGATGA
- the murJ gene encoding murein biosynthesis integral membrane protein MurJ, which yields MTLTPAPGPETTTRQPPPAEPEHAPVTRRFLARAALLTASLSAAGALLGLVRDQSLARLFGAGRDTDAFLVAWTVPEFAATLLIEDGLAFALIPAFSMALARRAQGAPGDPVRALVRGTLPRLTLAFVVVGAVLALGAPQLVQVLAPGLPDPALAVDCTRLTATCVLTFGLAGYFSAALRAHRRFLAPAAIYVAYNTGIVTAMFALGGVWGVRSAAVGVAAGGVLMVLTQLPFLVGRLRSRRTTEVTPEPLPAKPPSVNLPLMATVLLFALCRQSQVLIERFLASSLPSGAISHLNYAQKIAQIPMTMSMMLCTITFPVVARALAEGDTERARVRVERDLAVASGLVLLGTAAVVACAPQIVQLLFQRGAFTAGDTAATAGVMRVYAVGLLGQTLTGVLVRSYFSAGRPTWYPLGAMSAGVLATCAIGAATVGTWGVTGIAAANATGITLTAALLLSGMRGPRHGRRRGVQIRTRHVLRELSRPAGAALGAALAGAWAATLPVGALAGLAAGGLTVLTVFVLLGWALGAQGFAPALRSVRTRTRRLAHAVFR from the coding sequence ATGACGCTGACGCCCGCTCCCGGACCGGAGACGACGACCCGGCAGCCTCCGCCGGCCGAGCCCGAACACGCGCCGGTGACACGGCGGTTCCTCGCCCGCGCCGCCCTGCTCACCGCCTCCCTGTCCGCCGCCGGCGCCCTGCTCGGGCTGGTCCGGGACCAGTCGCTGGCCCGGCTGTTCGGGGCCGGGCGGGACACGGACGCGTTCCTGGTCGCCTGGACGGTGCCCGAGTTCGCGGCCACCCTGCTGATCGAGGACGGGCTGGCCTTCGCGCTGATCCCGGCGTTCAGCATGGCGCTGGCCCGCCGCGCGCAGGGCGCTCCGGGAGATCCCGTACGGGCCCTGGTCCGGGGGACGCTGCCCCGGCTGACGCTGGCCTTCGTCGTGGTGGGGGCGGTGCTCGCGCTCGGCGCGCCGCAGCTCGTGCAGGTGCTCGCGCCCGGTCTGCCCGACCCGGCGCTCGCGGTGGACTGCACCCGGCTCACCGCGACCTGTGTGCTCACCTTCGGGCTCGCCGGGTACTTCAGCGCGGCCCTGCGCGCCCACCGCCGCTTCCTGGCACCGGCCGCGATCTACGTGGCGTACAACACGGGCATCGTCACGGCGATGTTCGCGCTCGGCGGGGTCTGGGGGGTGCGGTCGGCGGCGGTCGGGGTCGCGGCGGGCGGGGTGCTGATGGTCCTCACCCAACTCCCTTTCCTGGTGGGCCGGTTACGCAGCCGCCGGACGACGGAGGTGACGCCGGAGCCCCTCCCGGCCAAGCCGCCCTCGGTGAACCTGCCGCTGATGGCCACGGTGCTGCTGTTCGCGCTGTGCCGGCAGTCGCAGGTGCTGATCGAACGGTTCCTCGCCTCCAGCCTGCCCTCCGGGGCCATCTCGCACCTGAACTACGCCCAGAAGATCGCCCAGATCCCCATGACCATGTCGATGATGCTCTGCACGATCACCTTCCCGGTGGTCGCGCGGGCGCTCGCCGAGGGCGACACCGAGCGTGCCCGGGTCCGGGTGGAGCGGGACCTCGCGGTCGCCTCCGGCCTGGTGCTGCTGGGCACGGCGGCGGTCGTGGCGTGCGCCCCGCAGATCGTCCAACTACTGTTCCAGCGCGGCGCGTTCACTGCCGGGGACACGGCGGCGACAGCGGGCGTGATGCGCGTGTACGCCGTCGGCCTGCTCGGCCAGACCCTCACCGGTGTCCTGGTCCGCTCCTACTTCTCGGCGGGCCGCCCCACCTGGTACCCGCTCGGCGCGATGTCCGCCGGGGTACTCGCCACCTGCGCCATCGGCGCGGCCACCGTCGGCACCTGGGGCGTGACCGGCATCGCCGCCGCCAACGCCACCGGCATCACCCTCACCGCCGCCCTGCTGCTCTCCGGCATGCGCGGCCCCCGGCACGGCAGGCGGCGCGGGGTGCAGATCCGCACCCGGCACGTGCTGCGTGAGCTGAGCCGCCCGGCCGGAGCCGCGCTCGGGGCCGCCCTCGCCGGGGCCTGGGCCGCGACCCTGCCCGTGGGGGCACTGGCGGGGCTCGCCGCCGGGGGCCTCACCGTGCTCACCGTCTTCGTCCTGCTCGGCTGGGCCCTGGGCGCCCAGGGCTTCGCACCCGCCCTCCGTTCCGTACGCACCCGCACCCGAAGGCTCGCTCATGCCGTCTTCCGTTGA
- a CDS encoding polysaccharide deacetylase family protein, producing MYHSVGDCSDDPYRVTVTPARLERQLRWLRGRGLRGVSVGELLAARARGAGRGLVGLTFDDGYADFVTDAVALLARWECTATLFVLPGRLGGENTWDPLGPRKPLLTADSVREAHRAGVEIGSHGLTHVDLTDADDAVLHAEVSDSRALLTELTGAPVQGFCYPYGTVDRRVTEAVREAGYDYACAIDPGELSGPHALPRVHVGQNDNALRLFLKYRLHRLRRRPVAGL from the coding sequence ATGTACCACTCGGTCGGCGACTGCTCCGACGACCCCTATCGCGTCACCGTGACCCCGGCCCGGCTGGAGCGCCAGCTGCGCTGGCTGCGCGGGCGGGGGCTGCGAGGCGTGTCGGTGGGCGAGCTGCTGGCCGCCCGCGCGCGGGGCGCCGGACGCGGTCTGGTCGGACTCACCTTCGACGACGGGTACGCCGACTTCGTCACCGACGCGGTGGCGCTGCTGGCCCGCTGGGAGTGCACGGCCACCCTGTTCGTGCTGCCCGGCCGGCTCGGCGGGGAGAACACCTGGGACCCGCTCGGCCCGCGCAAGCCCCTGCTGACCGCCGACTCCGTGCGCGAGGCCCACCGGGCCGGGGTGGAGATCGGCTCCCACGGCCTGACCCACGTCGACCTCACCGACGCCGACGACGCCGTCCTGCACGCCGAAGTCAGCGACAGCCGCGCCCTGTTGACCGAGCTGACCGGCGCCCCCGTCCAGGGCTTCTGCTACCCGTACGGCACGGTCGACCGGCGTGTGACCGAGGCCGTGCGGGAGGCCGGTTACGACTACGCCTGCGCCATCGACCCCGGCGAGCTGAGCGGCCCGCACGCGCTGCCCCGCGTGCATGTGGGGCAGAACGACAACGCCCTGCGGCTGTTCCTGAAGTACCGGCTGCACCGGCTGCGCCGCCGTCCGGTGGCGGGGCTGTGA
- a CDS encoding glycosyltransferase: MRALHIITGLGVGGAEQQLRLMLRHLPVECDVVTLTNPGPVAAGLRADGVRVTDLAMSGNRDLAALPRLARLIRRGHYDLVHTHLYRACLYGRLAARLAGVRAVVATEHSLGDSQMEGRPLNSGVRTLYLAGERLGRSTVAVSPTVAARLTRWGVPEPRIAVVPNGIDLEPFRFDPERRTRVRAQLGIPEDAFVIGGIGRLAPGKRFDILIEALAQLPPDCRLLLVGGGAEENALRRTATGAGVAGRVLFTGEVPGLPDGSAGLDLPALTSAMDVLAAPSPEEAFGLAVVEALAAGLPVRYASCPAVEDLPPGAAPDAVRVRGGADAYAAALADVRAAGPGPRAVPEAARHYCITRSAARLMDVYAAALTPALPSPRHPHGGSPS, translated from the coding sequence ATGCGGGCGCTGCACATCATCACCGGCCTCGGGGTCGGCGGCGCCGAGCAGCAACTGCGGTTGATGTTGCGCCACTTGCCGGTCGAGTGCGACGTGGTGACGCTGACCAACCCCGGCCCGGTGGCCGCCGGGCTGCGGGCCGACGGGGTGCGGGTGACCGACCTCGCCATGAGCGGCAACCGCGACCTGGCCGCGCTGCCCCGGCTGGCCCGGCTGATCCGGCGCGGCCACTACGACCTGGTCCACACCCACCTCTACCGGGCCTGTCTCTACGGCCGCCTGGCGGCACGGCTCGCGGGAGTACGCGCGGTGGTCGCCACCGAACACTCCCTGGGCGACTCCCAGATGGAGGGCCGCCCGCTCAACTCCGGTGTACGCACGCTGTATCTGGCCGGGGAGCGCCTGGGCCGTTCGACGGTCGCCGTCTCCCCCACGGTCGCCGCCCGCCTGACCCGCTGGGGCGTACCGGAGCCGCGCATCGCGGTCGTCCCCAACGGCATCGACCTGGAGCCCTTCCGCTTCGACCCGGAGCGGCGGACGCGGGTCCGGGCCCAGCTGGGCATCCCTGAGGACGCGTTCGTCATCGGGGGTATCGGACGGCTGGCCCCCGGCAAGCGGTTCGACATCCTGATCGAGGCGCTCGCCCAACTGCCGCCCGACTGTCGCCTGTTGCTGGTGGGAGGCGGAGCCGAAGAAAACGCTCTCCGCCGTACCGCCACCGGCGCCGGGGTGGCCGGCCGGGTGCTGTTCACCGGCGAGGTCCCCGGCCTCCCCGACGGCTCGGCCGGCCTCGACCTGCCCGCGCTGACCTCCGCGATGGACGTGCTCGCCGCCCCCTCCCCGGAGGAGGCGTTCGGGTTGGCCGTCGTGGAGGCGCTCGCGGCCGGACTCCCGGTGCGCTACGCCTCCTGCCCCGCCGTCGAGGACCTCCCGCCCGGGGCAGCGCCCGACGCCGTGCGCGTACGCGGCGGCGCCGACGCGTACGCCGCCGCACTCGCGGACGTCCGCGCCGCCGGACCGGGCCCGCGTGCCGTCCCGGAGGCGGCCCGCCACTACTGCATCACCCGCAGCGCCGCCCGGCTGATGGACGTCTACGCGGCGGCGCTCACCCCTGCTCTCCCCTCGCCCCGACACCCTCACGGAGGCAGCCCCTCATGA
- a CDS encoding GNAT family N-acetyltransferase, with translation MTATYAARPASLARPALTTQLLTDEMAFAALAPAWGLLHRRCATATPFQSHAWLHSWWQSYGRPGRLRVVLVRSGRDLLAAAPLTLTRHPFPALVPLGGTVSDYGDVLLDDADDGRALTALTDALWTAARTALIDLREVRAGGAAERVYDRWPGPRRRVPDSLCLELPPVSMDELLTRLPSGKAQRVRAKLRKLSALGVARRTAGPGEAEAAVARLLELHRLQWQGRKVTPEHLRPRFREHLMRAVEPMVRSGDAVVTEFRIGEEVVAVDLTLLSPGLAGGYLYGAHPSLRERKADVAVILLDACATHTAAGSHGTLSLMRGDEPYKHHWRPDPAPSGRLLLARRRTAPLLSAALSDATARRHGKAALARLGERRP, from the coding sequence GTGACGGCGACGTACGCGGCGCGCCCCGCCTCCTTGGCGCGTCCCGCGCTCACCACCCAACTCCTCACCGACGAGATGGCGTTCGCCGCCCTCGCCCCGGCCTGGGGCCTGCTGCACCGGCGCTGCGCCACCGCGACGCCGTTCCAGAGCCACGCCTGGCTGCACTCCTGGTGGCAGTCGTACGGCAGGCCCGGCAGGCTCCGCGTCGTCCTGGTCCGTTCGGGCCGCGACCTGCTGGCCGCCGCCCCCCTGACCCTCACCCGGCACCCCTTCCCCGCCCTGGTCCCGCTGGGCGGCACCGTCTCCGACTACGGCGACGTGCTGCTCGACGACGCCGACGACGGCCGCGCCCTCACCGCCCTGACCGACGCCCTGTGGACGGCCGCCCGCACCGCCCTGATCGACCTGCGCGAGGTACGCGCCGGGGGCGCGGCGGAACGCGTCTACGACCGCTGGCCCGGGCCGCGCCGCCGGGTCCCGGACTCCCTGTGCCTGGAGCTGCCCCCGGTATCGATGGACGAGCTTCTCACCCGGCTGCCGTCCGGCAAGGCCCAGCGGGTACGGGCCAAGCTGCGCAAGCTGTCCGCGCTCGGGGTGGCCCGGCGCACGGCCGGTCCCGGCGAGGCGGAGGCGGCGGTGGCCCGGCTGCTGGAGCTGCACCGGCTGCAGTGGCAGGGCCGGAAGGTGACGCCCGAGCATCTGCGGCCCCGCTTCCGGGAGCACCTGATGCGCGCGGTGGAGCCGATGGTCCGCTCCGGGGACGCGGTCGTCACCGAGTTCCGCATCGGCGAGGAGGTCGTCGCCGTCGACCTCACCCTGCTCTCCCCGGGCCTCGCGGGCGGCTACCTCTACGGCGCCCATCCCTCGCTGCGCGAACGCAAGGCCGACGTCGCCGTCATACTGCTGGACGCCTGCGCCACGCACACCGCCGCGGGCTCCCACGGCACGCTGAGCCTGATGCGCGGCGACGAACCGTACAAGCACCACTGGCGCCCCGACCCGGCGCCCAGCGGGCGGCTGCTGCTGGCCCGGCGCCGTACCGCGCCGCTGCTGTCGGCCGCGCTGTCCGACGCGACGGCCCGGCGCCACGGCAAGGCGGCCCTTGCCCGCCTCGGCGAACGCCGGCCCTAA
- a CDS encoding glycoside hydrolase family 26 protein, with translation MAPQWRRTRRGRLSLLVAAITVSVVLAGPGVADGPQRTAPGPAPAPTATPAPPPVNRGPDFGAFLDSGPLGIARMPALSSWLGGAALKVAHTYLPGGQWRDIEGPPGFLEPWARWRRDKADRTLVLNVPMQERNEEHLSDAEVRLLLKQAAAGQFDQHFRVLAEKLVKLGAPDTVLVLGWEMNGITYTHRCGPDPTAWKAYWNRIVATMRAVPGQRFRFDFTPSRGRDAVPWTECYPGDDTVDIIGMDSYDQPAGMPFDEQISEPYGLQAHVDFAKAHGKPVSYPEWGLFRNGDNPEYMRRMLAWMDEHRALYNTLTDYCPHGVWQCPANPQAAKVYRTSLYGRTGLTTPTPTPTPTPTPTPTPTAPVTPAPEPTPTPTPSSGAKIPADCSEVAMGNWVEFWLGGRVCLRFDGTPDAR, from the coding sequence ATGGCTCCGCAGTGGCGCAGGACCCGGCGAGGGCGGCTGTCCCTCCTCGTCGCGGCGATCACCGTGTCGGTCGTCCTGGCAGGACCCGGCGTCGCGGACGGACCGCAGCGGACGGCGCCCGGACCGGCCCCCGCGCCGACCGCGACCCCGGCACCCCCGCCCGTCAACCGGGGTCCCGACTTCGGGGCGTTCCTCGATTCCGGCCCGCTCGGGATCGCCCGGATGCCCGCCCTGAGCAGCTGGCTGGGCGGCGCCGCGCTGAAGGTCGCGCACACCTATCTGCCCGGCGGACAGTGGCGGGACATCGAGGGCCCGCCCGGCTTCCTGGAACCGTGGGCGCGGTGGCGGCGCGACAAGGCCGACCGCACCCTCGTCCTCAACGTGCCGATGCAGGAGCGCAACGAGGAGCACCTCTCCGACGCCGAGGTACGGCTGCTGCTGAAGCAGGCCGCCGCCGGGCAGTTCGACCAGCACTTCCGCGTACTCGCCGAGAAGCTGGTCAAGCTCGGGGCGCCGGACACCGTGCTGGTGCTCGGCTGGGAGATGAACGGCATCACCTACACCCACCGCTGCGGGCCCGACCCCACGGCGTGGAAGGCGTACTGGAACCGGATCGTCGCCACCATGCGCGCGGTGCCGGGACAGCGGTTCCGCTTCGACTTCACGCCGAGCAGAGGCCGGGACGCCGTGCCGTGGACCGAGTGCTACCCCGGTGACGACACCGTCGACATCATCGGCATGGACTCCTACGACCAGCCCGCCGGGATGCCCTTCGACGAGCAGATCTCCGAGCCCTACGGCCTCCAGGCGCATGTCGACTTCGCCAAGGCGCACGGCAAGCCGGTCTCGTACCCGGAGTGGGGGCTGTTCCGCAACGGCGACAACCCCGAGTACATGCGGCGGATGCTCGCCTGGATGGACGAACACCGGGCGCTCTACAACACCCTCACCGACTACTGCCCGCACGGCGTCTGGCAGTGCCCTGCCAACCCGCAGGCGGCCAAGGTGTACCGGACGTCGCTGTACGGGCGCACGGGCCTGACCACACCGACCCCCACCCCCACCCCCACGCCCACTCCGACCCCGACGCCCACGGCCCCGGTGACTCCGGCCCCTGAGCCGACGCCCACCCCCACCCCCTCGTCCGGGGCGAAGATCCCCGCCGACTGCTCGGAGGTGGCGATGGGGAACTGGGTGGAGTTCTGGCTCGGGGGCCGGGTCTGCCTCCGCTTCGACGGGACGCCGGACGCCCGTTAG
- a CDS encoding chaplin: MRQTLSKGMVVAAAATGVLSLYVSQALADSGAHGAAQGSPGALSGNTLHVPVHVPVDICGRSVDVSAALNPAVGNACVKDALPKAPRTTAPSSYGDDDEPSTPVKTPPAYGAEETKPASYGDDETTPPPSYGHEEPSAPATTAPASYGDDDETTPPPSYGDDETTPPPAYGAEETKPPASYGDDETTPPPYGGEETTPPPYGGAETSPPPYGGEETTPPPYGGNETTPPPYGGNETTPPPYGGNETTPPPYGGEETTPPPGGHTTPPPGGHTTPPPGGHTTPPPGEHTTPPSLPHTGNNSRMLWATSGAGAMLIAAGVLLFRRGRTMSRHR; the protein is encoded by the coding sequence TTGCGACAGACCCTGAGCAAGGGCATGGTCGTGGCCGCCGCCGCGACGGGTGTGCTGTCCTTGTACGTCAGTCAGGCGCTCGCCGATTCGGGAGCGCACGGAGCCGCACAGGGCTCTCCCGGCGCGTTGTCCGGCAACACCCTGCACGTGCCGGTGCACGTCCCGGTCGACATCTGCGGGCGCTCCGTCGATGTGTCGGCCGCGCTGAACCCGGCCGTCGGCAACGCCTGTGTCAAGGACGCCCTCCCCAAGGCGCCCCGCACCACCGCGCCGTCGTCCTACGGTGACGACGACGAGCCGAGCACCCCGGTCAAGACCCCGCCCGCGTACGGCGCCGAGGAGACCAAGCCGGCCTCGTACGGGGACGACGAGACCACCCCGCCGCCCTCCTACGGCCACGAAGAGCCGAGCGCCCCGGCCACCACCGCGCCCGCCTCGTACGGCGACGACGACGAGACGACGCCGCCCCCTTCGTACGGGGACGACGAGACGACGCCCCCGCCCGCGTACGGCGCCGAGGAGACCAAGCCGCCCGCCTCGTACGGCGACGACGAGACGACGCCTCCGCCCTACGGGGGCGAGGAGACCACTCCGCCTCCCTACGGCGGTGCAGAAACGTCTCCTCCCCCCTACGGCGGGGAGGAGACCACCCCTCCGCCCTACGGGGGCAACGAGACCACGCCTCCCCCCTATGGCGGGAACGAGACCACGCCTCCTCCTTACGGCGGGAACGAGACCACTCCGCCTCCGTACGGCGGCGAGGAGACCACGCCTCCTCCCGGCGGCCACACGACACCGCCTCCCGGCGGGCACACCACGCCCCCTCCGGGTGGTCACACCACCCCGCCTCCCGGTGAGCACACCACCCCGCCCAGCCTTCCGCACACGGGCAACAACTCCCGCATGCTGTGGGCGACTTCGGGCGCAGGTGCGATGCTGATCGCGGCCGGAGTCCTGCTGTTCCGGCGTGGCCGGACCATGTCCCGGCACCGCTGA
- the chpD gene encoding chaplin ChpD codes for MKKSAAVIAGAILALGGAAPAFADAGAEGAAVGSPGVLSGNVVQVPIHIPVNVCGNSVNVIALLNPAFGNACVNG; via the coding sequence ATGAAGAAGAGCGCTGCTGTCATCGCCGGCGCCATCCTGGCTCTGGGTGGGGCGGCTCCCGCCTTCGCCGACGCCGGGGCCGAGGGTGCCGCGGTCGGTTCGCCGGGCGTGCTGTCCGGCAACGTCGTCCAGGTGCCGATCCACATCCCCGTGAACGTGTGCGGCAACTCCGTCAACGTCATCGCGCTGCTGAACCCGGCGTTCGGCAACGCCTGCGTCAACGGCTGA
- a CDS encoding rodlin, whose product MLKKAMAAAAVAASVMGVSAAVAPQALAIGNDTGTTSFSGNGATEAFGNNVTNGDLSPQATLVQSSLNKLCVGLPVKANVQSVLALVNVGVQDIPVLSSPQNQQCAENSTQAKNDEPLSHLVDDVSVLAGNGVANN is encoded by the coding sequence ATGCTGAAGAAGGCAATGGCCGCGGCGGCGGTCGCCGCGTCCGTCATGGGCGTGTCGGCGGCGGTGGCCCCTCAGGCGCTTGCCATCGGCAACGACACGGGCACCACGTCGTTCAGCGGCAACGGCGCCACCGAGGCGTTCGGCAACAACGTGACCAACGGCGACCTCAGCCCGCAGGCCACGCTCGTGCAGAGCTCCCTGAACAAGCTCTGCGTCGGCCTGCCGGTGAAGGCGAACGTCCAGTCGGTGCTGGCCCTGGTCAACGTCGGTGTCCAGGACATCCCCGTCCTGTCCTCGCCGCAGAACCAGCAGTGCGCCGAGAACTCCACCCAGGCGAAGAACGACGAGCCGCTGTCGCACCTCGTCGACGACGTCTCCGTCCTCGCGGGCAACGGCGTCGCCAACAACTGA
- a CDS encoding rodlin translates to MIKKVLAAAAVAASVAGVSAAAASPALAIGNDTGTTSFSGNGASQAFGNSATYGNMSPQMALIQGSLNKPCIGLPAKVNAQSLVGLLNVGVQDIPILSSPQNQQCVENSTQAKGDEPLSHILDDISALSGNGAANN, encoded by the coding sequence GTGATCAAGAAGGTTCTGGCCGCCGCCGCGGTCGCCGCGTCCGTTGCCGGCGTCTCCGCCGCCGCCGCGTCGCCGGCCCTGGCCATCGGCAACGACACCGGTACGACCTCGTTCAGCGGCAACGGCGCCTCCCAGGCGTTCGGCAACTCCGCGACCTACGGCAACATGAGCCCGCAGATGGCGCTCATCCAGGGCTCGCTCAACAAGCCCTGCATCGGCCTGCCCGCGAAGGTCAACGCCCAGTCCCTGGTGGGTCTGCTCAACGTCGGCGTGCAGGACATCCCGATCCTGTCCTCGCCGCAGAACCAGCAGTGCGTCGAGAACTCGACCCAGGCCAAGGGCGACGAGCCGCTGTCGCACATCCTGGACGACATCTCCGCGCTGTCCGGCAACGGTGCCGCCAACAACTGA
- a CDS encoding rodlin — protein MKKLWATAAVAASVAGLAGAAAPQALAIGDDHGTTSFSGNGASQSFGNSATYGNMSPQLALVQGSLNKPCIGLPAKLNAQSLVALVNVGIQDIPVLSSPQNQQCVENSTQAKGDEPLSHILDDISALSGNGAGNG, from the coding sequence ATGAAGAAGCTGTGGGCAACCGCGGCCGTCGCCGCCTCCGTCGCCGGTCTCGCGGGCGCGGCCGCCCCGCAGGCCCTGGCCATCGGTGACGACCACGGCACCACGTCGTTCAGCGGCAACGGCGCCTCGCAGTCGTTCGGCAACTCGGCCACCTACGGCAACATGAGCCCGCAGCTGGCTCTGGTCCAGGGTTCGCTGAACAAGCCCTGCATCGGCCTGCCCGCGAAGCTCAACGCCCAGTCCCTGGTGGCCCTGGTCAACGTCGGCATCCAGGACATCCCCGTCCTGTCCTCGCCGCAGAACCAGCAGTGCGTCGAGAACTCGACCCAGGCCAAGGGCGACGAGCCGCTGTCGCACATCCTGGACGACATCTCCGCGCTGTCCGGCAACGGTGCCGGCAACGGCTGA
- a CDS encoding ABC transporter permease: MSTLTETAETAPGYRASRTLPVRVELVRQLGRRRTLVMGAILAALPLVLLAAFAIGGDPAGRGRRITLMDTATASGANFAAVSLFVSAGFLLVIPVALFCGDTVASEAGWSSLRYLLAAPVPRARLLWSKLVVGLGMSLAAMILLPTVALAVGTAAYGWGPLLVPTGGAVEAGTAVGRLGVVVLYLFVSQLVTAGLAFWLSTRTDAPLGAVGGAVGLTIVGNVLDAVTALGHWRDFLPAHWQFAWADLLQPHAEWAGMAQGASVSVTYALVLFALAFRGFTRKDIVS, encoded by the coding sequence GTGAGCACGCTCACCGAGACCGCGGAGACGGCACCGGGCTACCGCGCCTCGCGCACCCTGCCCGTACGCGTGGAGCTGGTCCGCCAGCTCGGGCGGCGCCGCACGCTGGTCATGGGCGCGATCCTGGCCGCGCTGCCGCTGGTCCTGCTGGCCGCGTTCGCGATCGGCGGGGACCCGGCCGGACGGGGGCGCCGGATCACCCTGATGGACACGGCCACCGCGTCCGGCGCCAACTTCGCCGCCGTCAGCCTCTTCGTCTCGGCCGGCTTCCTGCTGGTGATCCCGGTCGCCCTGTTCTGCGGGGACACGGTCGCCTCCGAGGCCGGCTGGTCCTCGCTGCGCTATCTGCTGGCGGCTCCGGTGCCCAGGGCCCGGCTGCTGTGGTCCAAGCTGGTGGTGGGGCTCGGGATGAGCCTGGCCGCGATGATCCTGCTGCCCACGGTCGCGCTGGCGGTGGGCACGGCCGCGTACGGCTGGGGTCCGCTGCTGGTGCCGACCGGCGGGGCGGTGGAGGCGGGGACGGCGGTCGGGCGGCTCGGCGTGGTGGTGCTGTACCTCTTCGTCTCGCAACTGGTCACCGCCGGGCTCGCGTTCTGGCTCTCCACCCGGACCGACGCCCCGCTCGGCGCGGTGGGCGGCGCGGTCGGGCTGACCATCGTCGGCAACGTCCTGGACGCGGTGACCGCGCTCGGCCACTGGCGGGACTTCCTGCCCGCGCACTGGCAGTTCGCCTGGGCGGACCTCCTCCAGCCGCACGCGGAGTGGGCCGGTATGGCGCAGGGCGCCTCGGTCTCCGTCACCTACGCCCTGGTCCTCTTCGCCCTGGCCTTCCGGGGCTTCACCCGCAAGGACATCGTCTCCTAG